The Bacillus oleivorans sequence TGATATCGATAATCAAGTGTTGGAGCGGTTTATGGAATATGATTGGCCCGGGAATGTCCGTGAACTGGAGAATGTGGTGGAAGCAGCAGTTCATTTAACCAACCAGGAAATGATTACGATGGATGATCTGCCTGATCATTTTCAAACAAAGCCAGTTTTAATGGACAAAAATAGTAGTTTGAAAGATATCTTAGAACGGACCGAAAAGCAGGCGATTGAGCAGGCAATCCTTAAATGTGAAGGGGATAAAATCCAAGCTGCCAAACTATTAGGGATCGGGAAGTCGAGCTTGTATGATAAGTTTAAAAAATATGGGCTGTAAGGGAGTTTCCAGAAATTCGGAATCAGTCCAGAAAATCGGAAAATAACTGATTAAACTCGATGGACAAGCTGTTTAGGATCCTTCTTTCCGAAAACTTGGAAAGGGGGATTTTTTTATTTGGGAAGCTTGTTTTCCTAAGGGGCTTAACCGCAAAGTTCATATTTTTTTTAGATTTCGAGTCTGGTTGGCACGATTCTTGCATGTATTTATATGAACGCTTCACGATTTTTTTTAGTAACGAAAGGGGTTGTGAAAAAATGGTTGAAAATAAAGTTTTATTTATCACAGGAGCAGCCAGCGGGATTGGCTATGAAATTGGCGTCAACTTTTTAAAGCAGGGAGCCAAAGTTGTTTTTTCAGATGTAAATGAAGCTAAGTTAAAAGATGTTACTGAGAAGCTCCGACAGGAAGGGTATGACTGCCAGGGGATCCGCTGTGATGTCACCAATGAAGAGGACCTGCAAAAGGCAATCAATCTTACGGTTGAACAATATGGAACGGTAGATGTATTGATTAACAATGCAGGGCTGCAGCATGTGGCAATGATTGAAGATTTTCCGACTGATAAATTTGAGTACTTAATTAAAGTTATGCTTGTTGCACCATTTATGGCGATTAAACACGTGTTTCCGATTATGAAAAAGCAGAAGTTTGGTCGTATTATCAACATTGCTTCTATCAATGGATTGATTGGGTTCGCCGGGAAAGCAGCTTACAATAGTGCGAAGCATGGAGTGATTGGGTTAACGAAGGTTGCGGCGCTGGAAGCAGCCGATTCAGGCGTAACCGTTAATGCGATCTGCCCTGGTTATGTGGATACGCCGCTTGTGCGCGGTCAGTTTGAAGACTTAGCAAAAACAAGAAATATAACGGTTGAGAAGGTTTTGGATGAGGTTTTATATCCGTTAATTCCACAAAAGCGTTTGCTGGCTGTTCAGGAAATTGCGGATTATGCTTTGTTCTTAGCCAGTGAAAAAGCAAAAGGGGTCACGGGTCAGGCGGTTGTGCTTGACGGCGGTTATACAGCTCAATAATTTTAGATAAAAATGGAAGCGTTCACATACATCTTTTGATTTTACAGATGGGATACGGAGAAGCTGCCAGATTTACTAGTTTTATAAGGAGGTAAAAGTATGCTTGGGATTATCTTAGGATTAGCCGTCCTGATGTTCTTGGCCTATCGCGGCTGGTCGATTATCTGGATTGCGCCGATTTCAGCAGGAGTCGTGGCATTAACGGGCGGACTGGATTTATTGGATGCCTATAAAGGAACCTACATGGAAGGGTTTGTCGGGTTTGCGAAGGCATGGTTTCCGGTCTTCATGTTAGGGGCGGTTTTCGGAAAACTTATGGAAGATACGGGAATGGCGAAATCGGTAGCGGTTGTGTTATCGAAATTAATGGGGAAAAAACGGGCCATTCTTGGGGTTTTAATTTCTTGTGCTGTTTTAACATATGGTGGTGTCAGCCTATTTGTAGTGGTGTTCGCCGTTTATCCGCTTGCGATCGGGCTGTTCCGGGAAGCGAATATTAGCCGTAAGCTCATACCGGGTACGGTTGCGCTCGGGGCGTTTACCTTTACAATGACTGCGGTGCCGGGTACACCACAAATCCAGAACTTAATTCCGATGCAATATTTCGAGACTTCACCAACCGCTGCCCCGATTATGGGGGTAGGCGGATACTTCTATTTGCGCTGGCGCGAGAAGGTGATGACAGCTAAGGGTGAGGTTTTTACAGAGCCTGAGGGTAAAAAAATTGTAGAAAATACTGGAGATACACCAAACTTTATTCTGTCGCTCCTTCCTTTAATCGTTGTACTAGTTACATTAAATATTTTGGAATGGGATATCATTATTGCCTTATTATCTGGTATTCTTTTAATCTTAATTTTTAATTTTCAGAAGTTCAAATCGTTCGTTAAAGCGATTAATGCTGGAGCCATTGGTTCGGTTACAGCGATTATTAACACAAGTGCAGCTGTCGGGTTTGGGTCGGTTGTAAAGGCCGTTCCTGGATTTGAGACGTTAACGAATATGTTGCTTAATATTAAAGGGAATCCGTTGATTTCAGAGGCGATTGCGGTTAATTTGCTCGCGGGTGCGACGGGATCGGCTTCTGGAGGAATGGGGATTGCCTTGGAAGCTTTAGGGGATAAATACTACCAAATTGCGATGCAAACCGGTATTTCGCCGGAAGCCTTCCATAGGGTAGCTTCACTTGCTTCAGGTGGTTTAGACACCTTGCCGCATAATGGTGCGGTTCTAACGTTACTTACAATTACTGGCATGTCTCATAAGGACAGTTATAAGGATATTTTTGTAGTTTCCTTGCTGATTCCGATTGTTTCTGTGATTATTGCGATCTTGTTGGCGGCAATGGGGATTTATTAATTAAGTTTGGGGTCAGGCCCGCATTGCTTTAAAGTTTTATTGCACTGGGGGTCAGGCCTCTTTTAATGGAAGAAGGAAAATGAATCAAAAGAACCGTCCCCATGTTTCACCCATGTTTAAAAAAATATTCCTTGACAGGAATATTCCTGTTAGGTTATATCCAGATTATGGAAAAATTATTGAGTGCGCTTGCAGAACCTAATCGTTTACACATCATTGAATTGTTGCGAGACGGGCCTTGTACAGTTGGTGAAATAGCCGATCTTCTTCAGCTCCGTCAGCCTCAAGTTTCCAAGCATCTCCGTGTACTTAGTGAAGCTGGGCTCGTGGAGGTGCAGCCAATCGCAAACAAACGGATCTATCAGCTAAGGTCCCAACCCTTCAGAGAATTAGATGCTTGGCTCGAGTCTTACCGCCAAATCTGGGAAAAAAGATTGGACCGTTTGGACGATTATCTGTACAAATTGCAGGAAAATGAACACCGTGACAAGAAGGAATAATGGATTCAGTACCAGCTATGAAATCTAAATTTTAAGAGGAGGGTAGTTTCGAGAGTTTTTATTCATTAAATTAGGAGGAAAGAATATGTCAGAAAACAAAACTAGTAACTTGACAGTTCAGGTAGAAGGTCGAGATCTCATTATGGAGCGTGTTTTCGATGCACCACGCGATCTCTTATTTAAAGTTTATTCAGAGCCAGAACATTTGGAAAACTGGTGGGGCCCACAAGGATGGCAAACCAAAAACAAAAAATTTGAATTTAAGCCAGGTGGAGTATGGCATTATTGCATGACGTGCATGGATCGAAACCAAGGGGAATTTTATGGTCAAGAATCTTGGGGGAAGGGAACCTATCAAGAAATTATTGAACCAGAAAAAATTGTCTACATCGATCAATTTTCAGATGAGGAAGGCAACGTGCCTGAAAACATGCCAGAAATGTTGATTTCTTTAACTTTCGTTGAACAAGGAGCAAAGACAAAACTCATTATACGAACTCAATTTGCTTCCGCAGAGGAACTTCAAAAAGTACTGGATATGGGAGTTGTTCAAGGATTTGAGTCACAAATCGAGCGCCTTGACGAACTGTTAAAAGAGATACAAGCCGCATAAGGACATCACTAACAAAGGGATCTGACCCTCAGTGCTTTAAAAGCATTTTTGCACTGGGGGTCAGGCCTTTTTTTTTTTAGGTATATTATTTCTTAAGATCCCTTGAGACGAGCTGTTCCGGCTACTGAAATGTTTATTTCTGCACATCGACATATTGGAGAAAGATAATGAAACGCAAGAACCGTCCCCCTGTTTCAAGGCGATTTTCTAGAGATTATTTAACAGTTATGGTAAATTAAACGCGATACTATTTTTTTAGGATGGTGACGAAGATGGCGGTTAAGCAATTGACATCAATTGAAGAATTAAATAATTTTGTGGGACAACCTGGAAAGCATTTGCTTTTTAAACATAGTACCACTTGCCCAATTAGTGCGAAAGCACATGAGGAATTCCAATCTTATGTGGCTGAAAATGAGGCTTCAGCAGCAATCGTACATGTAATTGAAGATCGCCCTGTTTCTAATCAAATTGCAGAAGACTTTAGCATTAAACACGAGTCTCCGCAGATTTTCCTGATTGAAGACGGAGAAGTTAAATGGAATACGTCTCACTGGAAGATTACAAAGGATGCAATCAAGGAGGCTATCGGGGCATGAGCAAACAAGTGATTGTCTATTCGACTGAAGGCTGCATTGAATGTGGCTTTGTGAAACAAATGCTGACAGAAGAAGGCATCCCTTTCGAAGTCCGCGATGTCATGAAAAGTGAGGAGTACCAAAAAGAAGTAGAAAAATTTGGCTTCATGGGTGTTCCTGTAACTGTAGTCGGTGACAAAGCAGTAAAAGGACTTACTCCCGAGTTGAGAGAGTTAATTGCGACAGTGAAATAAATAATTGCAGGGGCCTGACTCCAGTATTGGTACGTATTACCGTAACTGATGGTCAGGCCCTTTATTTTAGCTATTTATTGATTCAACTTGACCCGTTGTTGTCTGCGGATAAAGTCTTTTTCCTATCCATGATTGAATGATTAGAAAAAGTCCGCCGACCGCCCAATATAAGGGAAGGGCTGCTGGTGCGTTTAAGGAAATGACCACAATCATGATTGGTGAAATCAGTCCCATAAGCTTCATTTGCTTGCGTTGCTCTTCTGTCAAATTGATGAGGCTCACCTTAAATTGTAAATAGTAAACAATTCCCGCAATGGCTGTAATCAAAAGGTCAGGCTGTCCGAGACTGAACCACAAAAATGAATGAGTCGCAATTTCGTGGGAACCGCGGATTGCGTAGTACAGTCCGAGCAGGATCGGCATTTGAATTAATATTGGCAAACAACCCATATTTAATGGATTTACCCCGTGCTTTCTATATAAAGCGAACATTTCCTGCTGTAGTTTTTGTTGCTCTTCTTTACTTTTCGTCTCCCTGATCTTCTTTTGAATTTCTTCCATCTCAGGCTTTAATTGTTCCATTTTTATTTTCATTTGCTGTTGATTTTTATATTGCTTCAGCATGAGCGGCATTAAGATAAGCTTTATGATAATGGTGATCGTGATAATGGCGATGCCATAATTATCACCAAAAACAGCTGCTATCCAGTGAATCGCCTCAATAAAAGGATTGACGAGAAACTGCTGAAAGAATCCAGTCTCATTGGTGCTTGATTGCTGACATGCGGTGAGTAGCACAGGACTCAGAACAAATAAGGCTAACAAAAAAATCTTTTTGATGAATTTCAATCTATTTCCTCCTCATTATTTTCTTAAATAAAGTAATAGGAAGAAATAGAGTCCTCTCCATCCTCATCCGAGAATTGATATTTTTTAGCTGCTTTAAACAGCCAGATAATTACGGAACTGACAGTCAGTACCTTATTTATTTGTGAAAGCAAATAAAGCGGCTTTAGATTGTGATCCTTGAAGGAATATGAACTTACCAATGGGGTCTCAATGTTCCTTAATAAAACAGCTAACCCCAGGCTAAGCAAAATCCCGGCATATATCATATAAAAAGTAGAAATACTTGAGACATCCAGCAATAGATCAAACAATGAGAACACCTCATTAATGATGAGTTTGTGTCTTTACTATAACTTGAATCGATGAAAAGGACAAATGGGAAATATATTCGAGGCACCCCCCCGATATGGTAATGCGTATGGGTGTGCAGCCATTTTGTCTTTTTTTGTCAATTTATCAACCTATTTTAAATAATTTAAAAATTTCAAATATTTTATTGACTTGGCTATTTTGATGGGTTACTATACTTAAAAATGAAGTGGAAACTTCAATATTTTTTAGAAAAGAAGTAAAAACGTCAAGAAGGAGGTTGAAAAATTGAAAGATCAGGAGGAGTTCATAGAGGACAAAAGGTTTGCTCAGTGTACAAAAGAAATGTGGGCGACGATTGGGTTATTTGTGATTAATATTTTGTTAGTTGGAGGAGTTTCTTTATTAATCGGTTTTAATAAAACGGCAGATTCTATGAGTTATATTTTGGGATTTCCTGCGTGGTTCTTTTGGGGAGGCATTATCGGGACTTTGATTTTTTGTATCCTTCCTTATTTCATGATTAAGTATTTTTACAAAGACATTTCAATTGAAGCTGAGGATGAAGGGTAGGTGTTTGTTTAATGAGATGGGATGTATTGATACCAATATTTCTTGCTCTGATTGCTACATTTGCAATAGGACTTGTATTACATAGACATATGAAGGTAAAAAATGCAAATTTCCAAGAGGACTACTTTATTGGGGGACGGTCACTTGGCCCGTTTGTATTGACATTTACTATTCTCGCTTCAGCTGCAAGTGCAGGGACATTTATTGGTTCACCAGGAGTTGCCTATAGTTCCGGTTTCAGTTGGATCTTAATTTTACTGACTCAAGTCGGTATGGGGGTCTATATCCTAGGGATTCTTGGGAAAAAATTTGCCATCGTTGCGAGAAAGATTAATGCGGTGACATTAACTGATTTTTTTAAGGAAAGATATCAAAGTAAAACGGTCGTACTGGGAAGTTCGATAGGGATTATTATCTTCATTAGCGCCTATATGGTGGCTCAATTTGTAGGGGGAGCGAGAATCTTAGAATCGATAACGGGATTGCCTTATAAAACAGGATTAATAATTTTTGGGCTAGCGGTTGTCCTATACACAGTCTATGGCGGTTTTAGAGCGGTTGCAATAACTGATGCCATTCAAGGAGTTATTATGATTTTGGGCGGGGTATTGCTTTGGATTTTCTTCTTAGTTAAAACAGAGGGCTTTAGTGGTCTCATCGGACAAATAGCTGCGGAACATCCTGAATTGGTTGAATTACCTGGACCCTCTGGAACAACACCATTAATGCTTTTTTCCTATTTTATGCTGTTTGGTATTGCAGCAATCGGTTTGCCTCATGCTTCAGTCAGGGGGATGACCTTTAAAAATACGGAGTCCATGCATAAGTCTATTATCTATAGCGGTTTTATTATGGCGCTATTTTCGATTTTCTTTGCAACCCTTGGTCCATTTGTCAGGGTGCTTTATCCGGAAATTTCTACACCAGATATGGCTTTGCCTACTCTCATCTTAGATATAATGCCTGGCTGGGTGGCGGGACTTGTATTATCAGCTCCGCTGGCTGCAATCATGTCAACAGTGAATTCCATGCTCCTTGTTACTAGCTCCTCAGTTGTTAAAGATATTTACTTAAATTATATCAACCCTAGAGCAAGTGAAAGGAAGATAGCAAAACTATCCTACTTTTCAACACTAATTATTGGAGTAGGTGTTGTTTTATTCGCCTTGACACCTCCGGATTATTTGCAATTTCTTGTAATTTATGCGATTGGCGGCCTAGAAGCTACATTCTTTGCTCCGATTGTCTTTGGTCTTTACTGGAAGAGAGCAAATAGATGGGGAGCAATTGTTTCCATGTATTCAGGCTTAATTAGCTATATCATTCTTGGTGAGTTTTTCCCGAATCCTTTCGGAATGCAAACTATTGTAACAGCAACTGCATTTTCCATTTTCATGATGATTGTATTCAGCTATTTAACTCCACGACCTTCACATCAAATTATCAATAATTTCTGGGGCAGCCAGAAAAGTAATGCCTCTAATCTTAAACATCATTCCATTGGATAAACATTAAAACTTATAGAGGTCAAACCATTTTATGAAGATGCTAAAAGAAACGATTCGATTAAAATTTAATGAATTAACAAAAAGACAGCAAATCGTTGCAACTTTTGTAAGTGAGCATGAAGAAAAAGTAGCGTTTTATACTGCTAAAGA is a genomic window containing:
- a CDS encoding 3-hydroxybutyrate dehydrogenase, which gives rise to MVENKVLFITGAASGIGYEIGVNFLKQGAKVVFSDVNEAKLKDVTEKLRQEGYDCQGIRCDVTNEEDLQKAINLTVEQYGTVDVLINNAGLQHVAMIEDFPTDKFEYLIKVMLVAPFMAIKHVFPIMKKQKFGRIINIASINGLIGFAGKAAYNSAKHGVIGLTKVAALEAADSGVTVNAICPGYVDTPLVRGQFEDLAKTRNITVEKVLDEVLYPLIPQKRLLAVQEIADYALFLASEKAKGVTGQAVVLDGGYTAQ
- a CDS encoding GntP family permease; amino-acid sequence: MLGIILGLAVLMFLAYRGWSIIWIAPISAGVVALTGGLDLLDAYKGTYMEGFVGFAKAWFPVFMLGAVFGKLMEDTGMAKSVAVVLSKLMGKKRAILGVLISCAVLTYGGVSLFVVVFAVYPLAIGLFREANISRKLIPGTVALGAFTFTMTAVPGTPQIQNLIPMQYFETSPTAAPIMGVGGYFYLRWREKVMTAKGEVFTEPEGKKIVENTGDTPNFILSLLPLIVVLVTLNILEWDIIIALLSGILLILIFNFQKFKSFVKAINAGAIGSVTAIINTSAAVGFGSVVKAVPGFETLTNMLLNIKGNPLISEAIAVNLLAGATGSASGGMGIALEALGDKYYQIAMQTGISPEAFHRVASLASGGLDTLPHNGAVLTLLTITGMSHKDSYKDIFVVSLLIPIVSVIIAILLAAMGIY
- a CDS encoding ArsR/SmtB family transcription factor, giving the protein MEKLLSALAEPNRLHIIELLRDGPCTVGEIADLLQLRQPQVSKHLRVLSEAGLVEVQPIANKRIYQLRSQPFRELDAWLESYRQIWEKRLDRLDDYLYKLQENEHRDKKE
- a CDS encoding SRPBCC family protein — its product is MSENKTSNLTVQVEGRDLIMERVFDAPRDLLFKVYSEPEHLENWWGPQGWQTKNKKFEFKPGGVWHYCMTCMDRNQGEFYGQESWGKGTYQEIIEPEKIVYIDQFSDEEGNVPENMPEMLISLTFVEQGAKTKLIIRTQFASAEELQKVLDMGVVQGFESQIERLDELLKEIQAA
- the ytxJ gene encoding bacillithiol system redox-active protein YtxJ, whose amino-acid sequence is MAVKQLTSIEELNNFVGQPGKHLLFKHSTTCPISAKAHEEFQSYVAENEASAAIVHVIEDRPVSNQIAEDFSIKHESPQIFLIEDGEVKWNTSHWKITKDAIKEAIGA
- a CDS encoding glutaredoxin family protein; the encoded protein is MSKQVIVYSTEGCIECGFVKQMLTEEGIPFEVRDVMKSEEYQKEVEKFGFMGVPVTVVGDKAVKGLTPELRELIATVK
- the yidC gene encoding membrane protein insertase YidC yields the protein MKFIKKIFLLALFVLSPVLLTACQQSSTNETGFFQQFLVNPFIEAIHWIAAVFGDNYGIAIITITIIIKLILMPLMLKQYKNQQQMKIKMEQLKPEMEEIQKKIRETKSKEEQQKLQQEMFALYRKHGVNPLNMGCLPILIQMPILLGLYYAIRGSHEIATHSFLWFSLGQPDLLITAIAGIVYYLQFKVSLINLTEEQRKQMKLMGLISPIMIVVISLNAPAALPLYWAVGGLFLIIQSWIGKRLYPQTTTGQVESINS
- a CDS encoding YhdT family protein encodes the protein MKDQEEFIEDKRFAQCTKEMWATIGLFVINILLVGGVSLLIGFNKTADSMSYILGFPAWFFWGGIIGTLIFCILPYFMIKYFYKDISIEAEDEG
- the panF gene encoding sodium/pantothenate symporter yields the protein MRWDVLIPIFLALIATFAIGLVLHRHMKVKNANFQEDYFIGGRSLGPFVLTFTILASAASAGTFIGSPGVAYSSGFSWILILLTQVGMGVYILGILGKKFAIVARKINAVTLTDFFKERYQSKTVVLGSSIGIIIFISAYMVAQFVGGARILESITGLPYKTGLIIFGLAVVLYTVYGGFRAVAITDAIQGVIMILGGVLLWIFFLVKTEGFSGLIGQIAAEHPELVELPGPSGTTPLMLFSYFMLFGIAAIGLPHASVRGMTFKNTESMHKSIIYSGFIMALFSIFFATLGPFVRVLYPEISTPDMALPTLILDIMPGWVAGLVLSAPLAAIMSTVNSMLLVTSSSVVKDIYLNYINPRASERKIAKLSYFSTLIIGVGVVLFALTPPDYLQFLVIYAIGGLEATFFAPIVFGLYWKRANRWGAIVSMYSGLISYIILGEFFPNPFGMQTIVTATAFSIFMMIVFSYLTPRPSHQIINNFWGSQKSNASNLKHHSIG